The following are encoded together in the Dehalococcoidia bacterium genome:
- a CDS encoding cytochrome b/b6 domain-containing protein, protein MSARQERIPGAAPRPSTRWLPALLLLLTVVGAVLVLPMVTHDQGARSWYRGLLGGSGLYRLDVAFARLAPFILAAGVCLALIVRGRGRRHVLVVGTSLRRHEWSEVVTHWANAAGIGIGLITAAWLKRWIGRPFSLETTYLLHFIGAGLTLAAVAYHLTFELAGGGAGLVPRRLADVKNALAEVISYTGVYRGLRGAFGVQLPPVIRRPLQKPLRALKLAPDPPGKYLATEKVLSYTIWTVLIAIIVLTGLVKSLHYVFAMPAGLRQAATFLHDGATLFILAFLCIHVAALVLVPRNWPLVGSMFTTRVPRAYAKHHLPGWEAEAEREEDARGASRIL, encoded by the coding sequence ATGAGCGCACGACAGGAGCGTATCCCCGGCGCAGCGCCACGCCCGTCCACGCGCTGGTTGCCCGCCCTGTTGCTGCTGCTGACCGTCGTCGGGGCGGTGCTGGTGCTGCCGATGGTCACGCACGACCAGGGGGCGCGTAGCTGGTACCGCGGTCTGCTCGGCGGCAGCGGGCTGTACCGGCTGGACGTCGCCTTCGCGCGGCTGGCGCCGTTCATCCTCGCGGCCGGCGTCTGCCTGGCGCTGATCGTGCGCGGCCGCGGGCGGCGTCATGTGCTCGTGGTCGGCACCTCGCTGCGCCGGCACGAGTGGAGCGAAGTGGTTACGCACTGGGCCAACGCCGCCGGCATCGGTATCGGCCTGATCACGGCGGCCTGGCTGAAGCGCTGGATCGGCCGGCCCTTCTCGCTGGAAACGACCTACCTGCTGCACTTCATCGGCGCCGGGCTCACGCTCGCGGCCGTCGCCTACCACCTCACCTTTGAGCTGGCTGGCGGCGGCGCCGGCCTCGTGCCGCGCCGGCTTGCCGACGTTAAGAATGCGCTGGCCGAGGTGATCAGCTACACCGGCGTCTACCGCGGCCTGCGAGGCGCCTTCGGCGTGCAGCTGCCGCCGGTGATCCGGCGGCCGCTGCAGAAGCCGCTGCGGGCGCTGAAGCTCGCGCCGGATCCGCCGGGCAAGTACCTGGCCACGGAGAAGGTGCTCTCCTACACGATCTGGACGGTGCTGATCGCGATCATCGTGCTGACGGGCCTGGTCAAGTCGCTGCACTACGTCTTCGCCATGCCGGCCGGGCTCAGGCAGGCGGCGACCTTCCTGCACGACGGCGCCACGCTCTTCATCCTCGCCTTCCTCTGCATCCACGTGGCGGCGTTAGTCCTGGTGCCGCGCAACTGGCCGCTCGTCGGCTCGATGTTCACCACGCGCGTGCCGCGAGCCTACGCGAAGCACCACCTGCCGGGCTGGGAAGCGGAGGCCGAGCGGGAGGAAGACGCGCGGGGCGCCAGCCGCATTCTGTAA